The DNA region ATACAACCTTAAGATCAGTGCGAACAATCTCGCCCAGACTGGAAAAGCCCATCAATTTGCTCCTGAGCAGAAAAGTCTCAGTAACCGGCAGCTCACTTAAGGGAACAGATAAAATAATATAATTGGGTTGTTGCAGATTTTCCTCCATAAAAAAGCGCGGGTTGACCTAACGCCTGCTTCAGAGGGCCGCAACGCCCCACAACACAAGACAGAAAGGCACCCACGCATGTCGTAGGCAACCAATCTATTTTTCCTGTGTTGTTAGAAGTGTTGCGGATTTCTGAAACAGTCAAATAGCTATTGCTACTATATCTTACTACTATTTTTTCTCTTGTTTTACATAATAGCGCAAATATAACCGATTTATCAGTTAATTTCCGGATTAAAAATCTGGACAATCAAGGGTGGCCCCGGGTTGCGGCTTCTGCCACTTGACAAGCTGAAAAAAGGCGCTTTCTTTGAGATAAAAACAATATGGACAAAGAAAAATTTTTACAGCAGATGGGCACTGATCCGGCTATATCGGTAGGACTCGCCGCATACATCAGGTATGTACTCGAAGAAGAAAAATTCCTCGCAAAAGACCGGATATATCTTTACATGAGCGAGCTAAATACATTGAGCTTCCTGTATAAAGGCAGCGCCAGGCTTTACCTTGAACAGGAAGACAGCAAAGAGGAAATCACCATCATGTTCTATCTGGAAGGGGATTTCCCGCTCATTGAACGGAATATGAAAATATATCCCGGCACGCGGCTGGCTCTGGAATTCTTAGAAGATTGCATCTTGCAGCTTATCCCCGATAAACATATCCACAACCTTTATAAGCTTTTCAGGGAATTCCATCAGATCCAGATCAAACTCAGCGCAGCGCTCATGCGAAAAATGCTTTTGCACCAGCTCAGGCAGAACCAGCTCAATGCAGACGAGCGCTATAACCAGTTTTTAAAAGACTACCAAAAGATTGCCCTACTCTGCGAACAGAAAAAAATTGCATCGTTTTTAGGGATCGATCCAAAAACACTAAGTCGTTTAAGGGGCAAAAATGCAAAATGGTAACATTTGTCACCCCCAAAAACGACTTTAGTCCTAATTATGTGACTTAAAGGTAGTAGCCAAACCAAAAGGTGTTCGGAACTTCATATCAAATTTCAGTTATGAAAGCCACCGCAATACATCAAAACCACATTCCAAAGGCCAGCGCAATACTGCTGATCATGCTATGGAGTTCTACCGGGCTGTCAAAAATCCTGGGATATACCGAATTTACTAGACAGCTTACCAGTATCCTGGGCGAACAGCTATCCCTGCCAGTCTCGATGGCCGTTCCTACAGTAGAGCTTATCGCTGCGGTAACTATTGCTTTTCAAAAAACCAGAGTATTGGGTCTTTATCTCTCGCTGATGCTGCTGACCGTCTTTACCGCTTACCTCGCCCTGGTCATATTGGGATACTACCGCACCGCTCCCTGTACCTGTGGCGGTATCATTACTGCGCTAAGCTGGAAAGGGCACCTGTTGGTGAATATGATCTTGCTTTTCCTAGTGCTTTATTTATTGCTCACCTTAAAAAAAGAAAGGAGTCAGCCGTGACCTTGTGACCAGAACCGCCTGCACCGGGACCAGGTTCCCGTAGCCGGCTAACCTAAAGCAGGCTGCCCATAAAAATGCCAATAACCTAGACTGAAACACATAGGGCGAAAAGTTCAGTTAGCAAAACTAAAATTTTTCAGTTGCTTTTTCGCGAAACAAAGCAGCAAACACCATGTTAAAACAAGTAAACTTAGGCCTTGTAGCCCTCGTATTGGGGTTCGGCCTTACAATAGTAAGTAGTGCATTTAAAGGCGCAAACACATCTGCAAATAAAAGAGTTCAGTACACGTTTAACTACACGTATAGCGGAAGCGACCCCTTCAGTGTGGCGAATGTCACCGATCCAGGCCATTGGGCCTACGCTCCGGATAGTGAAGGCTGTTCAGGAGAACAAAAAGCCTGCACCATTCGAATAGATGAGGATTATGTCGATTTAAGCGCCACCCCTACGCTGAAATCGACGGCCAGCCTCACCGCCGCGCTGGATCCAAGTACAAACACAGCTTACATTACAGGTTCTGCAGATGATTTTATGAGTATTGAGAATTCAGATCAACCATAAAATTAGTTAATACCATTTAAGAAAAGCAGGGTGGCTATATTGGCCTTCCCTACTTTTCTTTCTAATTCTGCTCAATGCCCGCCTGTTCAATAATATCAACCGGAATCGGCAGCGCGTAATAAGATGCATTTGGCTGGAGGCTAACGATTTTCCCATCAATCGTCCTCGATATCAAAATGTTTCCACCCTCCCTATTGTAACGTTTGAGATCTATCCACCTCAGCCCCCGCATCAGCAGCGACTTTCGCCGTTCCAGCCGGATCTTTGCCAGTGCATCCGCGCGGTCTGATGCGGTAAGGGGAACAAAGGCTACGCCACTCTTCCACCGGGATTTTACAAGCGCATTCAGGTCCGCCATCGCCGGCGACAGATTACCCAGAAAGGCATTGCATTCTGCCCGGGTCAGGTAAACCTCGTCATTGGCGATTCCGGAAAAGAAGATCGAAGCACTTTCCGCATAGCTGCCCTTATATTGCTGATAACCACTGACCGTTTTAAAGTATGCGGTTTTGCGAAGATCATTCGCCCGATAAGATGCATAGAGCACTGAATCGATCCTTGCCCTGCTTGTTGCGTGTATGTTGAAGGGCGGGGACATTTCTGCATAAAATAGCGTTTCGGAATTATATTTTCGGAAAGTGACATTTGCAGCCAAGCTCAACACACCGGGATCATTGTTGTAATCCATCAGCTTACCATTGATTTGCAGGGATTGAGTGCTCCACTTCAATCCAGCCTCATAATTGCCCATATAGAGATAAGCCCGCGCAAGAAGTGCACATGCTGCAGCCCTGGACGGCCTCATGGGATGTACCGCAAAATCAGGCAATAGTCCAGAGGACATTTCTAAGTCAGCGGTAATACGCTGGTAGCATTCCCTAACGGTGGCCCGCTTTTCTTTTAAGTTAAAATCTGAAGATGTCCTTAGCAAAATCCCAGGATCAGAGTCGGCAGTGGCCTCATTATAAACCCTGGCATAATCTGCACTGAGCAGCAGAAAATAAAAAGACCTGAAAAAAAGCGCAGCGCCTTTGACGTTGTCCCAGGAGGCAGCGTTAACAGTTGTCCTTTTAATTTTATCTAAAAGTTCCAGCGCAATATTGCAATTGTATATCGCCTGGTAAGCATAATTCCAGTCATTGCCATACCTCACATCCACAGGCAGCCACTGATAAAAGCGCTGCCCGTTAACCGCCTGCGCATTGTAGCTAGCAGGCGGCAGAAAATAGTCATCAGCAGAGGTTTCCGAGAAACCCGGCGTGGTACGGGTATTCATGATCGGGGAATCGTCCAGCAAAGCCTGAATATCGTCCAGGCTACTGGGCGTCACGATTTTCGCATCAGATTTTACATCCAGGTATTTCTTGCAGGAAAACATCATGGCCGCAGTCAGAGCGATGAAGAGATAAATAATTGAATTTTTCATAAGCTATACTGAATTAAAAACTTCCTTTTAAGCCAAAAAGGTAGGCCCGCGAGGGTGGGATATTAGACGAATAATCAGGATCGATACCAAAGCTGTTCGCCCGCCAGAGGATACCTGCGTTTTGAATAGCTGTAAAAACTTCCAGGCTGCGAAATACCTTTTTCACCTTCACCCAGTTTGGTTTGTAAGAGAGATTAATATAATCGAGCCTGATATTATCCGCCCCGAAAATATTTACCTCCGAAGAAGCATAAAACGCATCCCTGTTCTGATCAACCGGATAAATGAATGAAGGTATAGTCGTCAGCGATTCATCCCCCGGCTCCTTCCACCGCAGCGCATAATCACTGTGACCGATGCCATTGTTGACCAGTCCGGAATAGCTAATGGTAGGCTTCATGGCATAGTAGCCAAGCTTGTAGCTGATATTGACCGATAAAGCTATATTCCGGAATATAAAGGTATTAATAAGGGAACCAAAATGTACCGGACTTGCCGAGCCGTAATAAACAATACCCTCCCCGCTTCGGTTGGCAGCCGAAAATATCGCAGCGTAATCCTTACTCACCTGGCCGTTCAGATAGCCCAGCGGATTGCCCTCCTCATCAAGCCCTGCCCACGCCAGCCCCCCTATGGCATATAAGGGCTTACCTTCGATGGGCGTAATCCTTGTTCCCGGGTTCAGTAGCTGGCCAAGCCCCGCAGAGGCGGCATTAGAATACTTAACCGTTTTAGCTACACTGTAAGTAAAATAAGCATCGGTGTTCCAGTTAAAATCACCCAACTTCAGGTTTTTGGAATGCAGCTCAACCTCGGCACCCCGACCCCGCATATCCGCTACGTTCCTGACCAGCGTTTCACTCCTTCCCCACCCGGTATAATCATAAGCGGCCGGACCATAAAGGTCAGTACCTTTTTTTACGAAATAGGAAACCGAGCCTGACACCCTTTTATCCTTAAAAGCAAAGTCAGCACCCAGGCTAAGCTGCGAAAGCTGTTCCCATTTCAAGTCCGGATTGTTGATGCTTGAAATTCTGGAAGTACGCAAGCCGGTAATCGGACTGGTATTGTAGGTGGCA from Pedobacter endophyticus includes:
- a CDS encoding Crp/Fnr family transcriptional regulator, whose protein sequence is MDKEKFLQQMGTDPAISVGLAAYIRYVLEEEKFLAKDRIYLYMSELNTLSFLYKGSARLYLEQEDSKEEITIMFYLEGDFPLIERNMKIYPGTRLALEFLEDCILQLIPDKHIHNLYKLFREFHQIQIKLSAALMRKMLLHQLRQNQLNADERYNQFLKDYQKIALLCEQKKIASFLGIDPKTLSRLRGKNAKW
- a CDS encoding MauE/DoxX family redox-associated membrane protein, encoding MKATAIHQNHIPKASAILLIMLWSSTGLSKILGYTEFTRQLTSILGEQLSLPVSMAVPTVELIAAVTIAFQKTRVLGLYLSLMLLTVFTAYLALVILGYYRTAPCTCGGIITALSWKGHLLVNMILLFLVLYLLLTLKKERSQP
- a CDS encoding RagB/SusD family nutrient uptake outer membrane protein, whose protein sequence is MKNSIIYLFIALTAAMMFSCKKYLDVKSDAKIVTPSSLDDIQALLDDSPIMNTRTTPGFSETSADDYFLPPASYNAQAVNGQRFYQWLPVDVRYGNDWNYAYQAIYNCNIALELLDKIKRTTVNAASWDNVKGAALFFRSFYFLLLSADYARVYNEATADSDPGILLRTSSDFNLKEKRATVRECYQRITADLEMSSGLLPDFAVHPMRPSRAAACALLARAYLYMGNYEAGLKWSTQSLQINGKLMDYNNDPGVLSLAANVTFRKYNSETLFYAEMSPPFNIHATSRARIDSVLYASYRANDLRKTAYFKTVSGYQQYKGSYAESASIFFSGIANDEVYLTRAECNAFLGNLSPAMADLNALVKSRWKSGVAFVPLTASDRADALAKIRLERRKSLLMRGLRWIDLKRYNREGGNILISRTIDGKIVSLQPNASYYALPIPVDIIEQAGIEQN